In a genomic window of Vespula vulgaris chromosome 13, iyVesVulg1.1, whole genome shotgun sequence:
- the LOC127068649 gene encoding uncharacterized protein LOC127068649 isoform X2, whose product MATRGVRFVEQHFFLSNRLVQLVLGLHRNQSSNNQLLLLSTIIAYVLPIIIYQCKILHLFCKNFILLQLYQLFTMDFNLTTAVIELRKIIAAFIMLSAYSNANFHFVTMNLLLIRFKHDCEHLSDEMELNIMEKYTKQTKIYAYAIVGNNENIYEKQL is encoded by the exons ATGGCTACGAGAGGTGTGAGATTCGTTGAACagcacttttttctttcgaatcgacTAGTTCAATTAGTATTGGGTTTACATCGTAATCAAAGTTCTAACAATCAGcttcttctactttctacAATAATTGCTTACGTATTACCAATAATTATCTATCAG TGcaaaattttacatttgttttgtaaaaattttatattgctGCAGTTATATCAACTTTTTACGATGGATTTCAATCTGACAACGGCTGTCATAGAACTGCGAAAGATAATAGCAGCTTTCATTATGCTTTCTGCTTACAGTAACgctaattttcattttgtaacA atGAATTTACTTTTGATTCGTTTTAAACATGATTGCGAGCATTTGTCCGATGAAATGGAATTGAACATTATGGAAAAATATACGAAGCAAACTAAGATATATGCGTATGCTATCGTAGgtaataacgaaaatatttacgaaaaacAACTTTAG
- the LOC127068649 gene encoding uncharacterized protein LOC127068649 isoform X1, whose amino-acid sequence MIFVSIVSIIKYLNVILYVIHCRWKIQQQFTNDSKYMYRTLCSQKSQQEFHWIIDVIKCYRNVTEYVDLINYFSNVIYLIAVFFSMIIVVIDLLYIFRLSVKLQNTIKIIEFSTYFFGSLFIIYINFYIGQKILNYSNEVFKELCQIPFYLLPTKTQKLLLFMIARSMKPCMLSIGGLFVSSHEVFSQLLQKALSFAMVYYNVQ is encoded by the exons atgatatttgtttctattgtaagtattattaaatatttaaacgtaattttatatgttattcATTGCAGATGGAAAATACAGCAACAATTTACAAATGattcaaaatatatgtacagaaCCTTGTGTAGTCAAAAATCTCAGCAAGAATTTCATTGGATAATAGACGTTATAAAGTGTTATAGAAATGTCACTGA GTATGTGGATTTGATAAACTATTTTTCCAATGTAATTTACTTAATtgctgttttcttttctatgatTATCGTTGTAATCGATTTACTTTAT ATATTTCGATTATCTGTGAAATTGCAGAATACAATCAAAATAATTGAGTTCAGCACTTACTTTTTTGGTTCtctatttatcatatatattaatttttatattggccaaaaaatattgaattacaGCAATGAAGTTTTTAAAGAATT aTGTCAAATTCCATTTTACTTGTTACCTACAAAAACTCAAaagttgttattatttatgatagcAAGAAGTATGAAGCCGTGCATGCTTTCGATCGGTGGATTATTCGTTTCGTCGCATGAAGTTTTTTCTCAG ttACTACAAAAAGCACTTTCTTTTGCTATGGTGTATTATAATGTTCAATAA